A single window of Hemibagrus wyckioides isolate EC202008001 linkage group LG28, SWU_Hwy_1.0, whole genome shotgun sequence DNA harbors:
- the si:ch211-215c18.3 gene encoding uncharacterized protein si:ch211-215c18.3, which yields MILHSPPLTAYTLMVFLSCMIGLTAASTGYQKPSFLDFDSWWYHTPRGPQIFSCLTYLERNVRVDCEFPISDKIPGPFCEFKQDGRLMGTTNPNNPVHLIPPIETRRRTNVTLVPPNICRLTWMPMSDDRAYAYTCRVYQGSTWKENSMAFSQRNLLICSALNTVAHTALWIASIAISIPVSLGLLAA from the exons ATGATTCTGCATTCTCCTCCACTAACCGCATACACCTTGATGG tgtttttgtcATGTATGATCGGACTGACTGCTGCTTCGACGGGCTACCAGAAACCAAGCTTCCTGGATTTTGATTCCTGGTGGTATCACACACCCCGCGGCCCTCAGATATTCTCCTGCCTCACCTACTTGGAGAGGAATGTGCGTGTGGATTGTGAGTTCCCGATAAGCGACAAGATCCCTGGGCCGTTCTGCGAGTTCAAACAGGATGGACGCCTGATGGGCACCACGAATCCCAACAACCCAGTGCACCTCATCCCTCCTATAGAGACCAGACGTCGTACTAACGTCACATTGGTGCCTCCCAACATCTGCCGCCTCACCTGGATGCCGATGTCAGACGACCGAGCATATGCTTACACCTGCAGGGTGTATCAGGGAAGCACCTGGAAAGAGAATAGCATGGCCTTTTCCCAAA GAAATCTTCTAATTTGCTCTGCGTTGAACACAGTAGCTCACACTGCACTCTGGATTGCTTCCATCGCCATCTCAATTCCTGTCTCTCTGGGGCTTCTGGCAGCATGA